The Bradyrhizobium ottawaense genome window below encodes:
- a CDS encoding recombinase family protein, giving the protein MGTALTVQNARMLRRRENEPRAAQYIRMSTDRQLYSIANQMALIASYAAEHRLEIVRTYIDEGISGLRINNRKGLIDLLNDVQSGAADFASILVRDVSRWGRFQDTDESAYYEFICKLAGVKVIYCAEIFENDGSPMSGLWKSMKRLMAAEDSRDKSAKVFAGHCRIVGLGYRVGGRPGFALRRELAPVVWTAPRWI; this is encoded by the coding sequence ATGGGAACTGCACTCACTGTCCAGAATGCCAGGATGTTACGACGACGCGAAAATGAACCGCGGGCGGCGCAATACATCCGGATGTCGACGGATCGACAACTATATTCGATCGCAAATCAAATGGCTTTGATCGCAAGCTACGCGGCTGAGCATCGGCTCGAGATCGTGCGCACGTATATCGATGAGGGCATTAGCGGACTGAGAATCAACAACCGCAAGGGACTTATCGATCTGCTCAATGACGTGCAATCGGGAGCCGCGGACTTCGCCAGCATCCTCGTGCGGGACGTTAGCCGCTGGGGCCGGTTTCAGGACACGGATGAAAGCGCGTACTATGAGTTTATCTGCAAGTTGGCTGGCGTAAAGGTGATCTATTGCGCTGAAATCTTCGAGAACGATGGAAGCCCGATGTCCGGCCTGTGGAAAAGCATGAAGCGCTTGATGGCGGCCGAAGACAGCCGCGACAAGTCGGCAAAGGTCTTTGCAGGACATTGCCGGATCGTTGGACTTGGCTATCGAGTGGGCGGACGGCCCGGTTTTGCACTGCGCAGAGAGCTGGCCCCGGTTGTTTGGACAGCGCCCCGCTGGATTTAA
- a CDS encoding recombinase family protein, with amino-acid sequence MHTDRVLLRAGSPDEIAIVRWIFESFVRGKGETDIARELNARGAVNHCGVPWNLQMIGRILRNENYIGNTVYYRTSSYLRQRRVINGKAKWIRKEGALEQIVPRNVFDDAQRIIERRVRQHLSSDLLLKKLRVLQLRLGTLSADAINRAKGMPCASIYERRFGSLRKAYELIGFAPPGDYSYIDTRGECLSLVQQLAVGIGARVRGADSQLIAERTGGCLALKDGSFISLRVIRCWEHPQRHCRVWTLRRSAKQHPGIAVLVRLDEQNKVPLDYILTTRDRMPERPLIMTEAVVRKRFRNRFRRSTDLIRALKRRLSR; translated from the coding sequence TTGCACACCGACAGAGTGTTGCTCCGGGCGGGGTCTCCCGATGAAATCGCGATCGTGCGGTGGATATTCGAAAGCTTCGTTCGCGGGAAAGGCGAAACCGACATCGCCCGCGAGTTGAATGCTAGGGGCGCAGTCAACCATTGCGGCGTCCCGTGGAATCTCCAGATGATCGGCCGCATCCTTCGCAACGAAAACTACATTGGCAACACCGTCTATTACCGGACATCGAGCTACCTGCGGCAACGTCGCGTTATCAACGGCAAGGCCAAGTGGATCCGCAAAGAGGGCGCCCTTGAGCAAATTGTACCTCGCAACGTTTTCGATGACGCCCAGAGGATTATCGAGCGTCGGGTGCGACAGCATTTGTCGTCCGATTTGTTGCTTAAGAAGTTGCGCGTCTTACAGCTCCGGCTAGGAACTCTGTCCGCCGATGCGATCAACCGGGCGAAAGGGATGCCCTGCGCATCCATATATGAACGCCGGTTCGGCAGCCTCCGCAAAGCCTATGAGCTGATTGGTTTCGCTCCGCCGGGAGACTATAGTTACATCGACACGCGTGGCGAGTGCCTGAGCCTGGTCCAACAACTCGCCGTCGGGATTGGTGCTAGGGTGCGCGGGGCGGACTCCCAGCTCATTGCGGAACGAACGGGAGGCTGCTTGGCCCTGAAGGATGGGTCCTTCATATCATTGCGCGTCATTCGATGCTGGGAGCACCCTCAGCGGCACTGTCGCGTCTGGACGCTACGGCGTAGCGCCAAGCAGCATCCGGGTATCGCCGTTTTGGTCAGGTTGGATGAGCAGAACAAAGTACCACTCGACTACATCCTGACGACGAGAGACCGCATGCCCGAGCGACCGCTGATAATGACAGAGGCGGTCGTGAGAAAACGATTTCGGAACAGGTTCAGGCGCTCGACCGACTTGATCCGCGCGTTGAAGCGCCGACTTAGCCGCTAG
- a CDS encoding SOS response-associated peptidase: MCNLYSITTNQAAIGALFRAVNQHVGNLAPMPGVFPDYKAPIVRTGASGRELAIARWGMPSSSKALIDATQKRAEKLQAKGKAVDFRELLRMEPDSGTTNIRNVKSKHWTRWLGVENRCVVPFNSFSEFNKAEGGDIWFALNEPRPLACFAGIWTNWTSVRKVKEGETNNDLFAFLTTEANAEVGAIHPKAMPVILTTPEEVETWMNAPAEQALKLQRPLPDGSLQIVARGVKEDVVLPI, encoded by the coding sequence ATGTGCAATCTCTATTCAATCACCACCAACCAAGCCGCAATCGGTGCGCTATTCCGCGCGGTCAATCAACACGTCGGAAACCTTGCGCCGATGCCAGGCGTATTTCCGGACTACAAGGCACCGATCGTCCGGACCGGAGCCAGTGGCCGCGAGCTCGCGATCGCGCGCTGGGGCATGCCATCCTCCTCAAAAGCGCTCATAGATGCGACCCAGAAGCGAGCCGAGAAACTGCAAGCCAAGGGCAAGGCGGTAGACTTCAGGGAACTGCTCCGGATGGAGCCGGATTCCGGTACCACCAACATCCGAAACGTGAAGTCGAAGCACTGGACGCGCTGGCTTGGCGTCGAGAATCGCTGCGTGGTGCCATTCAACTCATTTAGCGAGTTCAACAAGGCCGAAGGCGGAGACATCTGGTTCGCACTCAACGAGCCCCGTCCGCTCGCCTGTTTCGCCGGCATCTGGACCAACTGGACCTCGGTCCGGAAAGTTAAGGAAGGCGAGACCAACAATGACCTTTTCGCGTTCCTGACCACGGAGGCGAACGCCGAAGTCGGCGCAATCCATCCGAAGGCGATGCCAGTGATCCTGACGACTCCCGAGGAGGTCGAAACCTGGATGAATGCGCCCGCTGAGCAAGCTCTCAAGCTGCAGCGGCCCCTTCCGGACGGATCGCTCCAGATCGTAGCCCGCGGCGTGAAGGAAGACGTAGTGTTGCCCATTTAG
- a CDS encoding IS3-like element ISRj2 family transposase (programmed frameshift), translating to MTKKSRRTHSPAFKAKVALAAVKGDKTLAELAQLFDVHPNQITIWKNQLLEGAAGVFGHDKTSAETPVDLKALHAKIGELALENGFFVRRAHQGGPAERKAMIDRGHDLSIVRQAKVLKLARSTVYYEPRPVSAEDLALMRRLDELHLDYPFAGARMLRSLLRREGVYAGRRHIATLMKRMGIEAVYRRPNTSKPAPGHKIYPYLLRGLKIERPDHAWAMDITYIPMRRGFVYLAAVVDVFSRRVLAHRVSITMEAAFCVEAVQEALAKHGRPAIFNTDQGSQFTSLEFTDVLLDAKIAISMDGKGAWRDNVFVERLWRTVKYEEVYLRAYDSVSEARASIAKYLAFYNQGRPHSSLDGRTPDEAYFGTQAMVMAA from the exons ATGACGAAGAAGAGCCGCCGGACGCATTCTCCGGCATTCAAGGCGAAGGTTGCTTTGGCTGCGGTCAAAGGAGACAAGACACTGGCGGAGCTGGCGCAACTGTTTGATGTTCATCCGAACCAGATCACGATCTGGAAAAACCAGCTCCTGGAAGGCGCCGCCGGCGTGTTTGGGCATGACAAGACATCGGCCGAGACGCCGGTCGATTTGAAGGCGTTGCATGCCAAGATCGGCGAGCTGGCGTTGGAAAACG GATTTTTTGTCCGGCGCGCTCACCAAGGCGGGCCTGCTGAGCGCAAAGCGATGATCGACCGCGGTCATGATCTTTCTATCGTGCGCCAGGCGAAGGTCCTGAAGCTGGCTCGCAGCACGGTCTACTATGAACCTCGGCCAGTTTCGGCCGAGGACCTTGCCTTGATGCGTCGGCTCGATGAGCTGCATCTCGATTATCCCTTCGCGGGAGCGCGTATGCTGCGATCGTTGCTGCGGCGGGAGGGGGTATACGCCGGTCGCCGCCACATCGCGACGCTGATGAAGCGCATGGGGATCGAGGCGGTCTATCGTCGCCCGAACACGAGCAAGCCGGCTCCGGGTCACAAGATCTACCCGTACCTGTTGCGCGGATTGAAGATCGAGCGGCCCGACCATGCGTGGGCAATGGACATCACCTACATTCCGATGCGGCGTGGCTTCGTCTATCTCGCGGCGGTCGTCGATGTGTTCAGCCGACGGGTCCTGGCCCATCGCGTCTCGATCACAATGGAGGCGGCCTTCTGCGTCGAAGCGGTCCAGGAGGCGTTGGCGAAGCACGGCAGGCCCGCGATTTTCAACACGGACCAGGGCAGCCAGTTCACCAGCCTCGAGTTCACCGATGTGCTGCTGGACGCGAAGATCGCCATCAGCATGGATGGCAAGGGCGCCTGGCGCGACAACGTGTTTGTCGAGCGGCTCTGGCGCACGGTCAAATACGAAGAAGTTTATCTCCGCGCCTACGACAGCGTGTCCGAGGCGCGAGCGTCAATTGCCAAGTATCTGGCCTTCTACAATCAGGGACGCCCTCACTCGAGCCTTGACGGGCGCACGCCCGACGAGGCTTACTTCGGCACGCAAGCTATGGTGATGGCCGCATGA
- a CDS encoding Ku protein, producing MAPRANWKGFLRLSLVTCPVALYPATSESEKVAFNQLNRATGHRIKYLKVDADTGDEVPNEDIVKGYELEKGQYIEISKEELEEIALESTRTIEIDEFVDRSDIDPRYLIRPYYIRPDGKVGHDAFAVIRETIREMDKVAIGRVVLTNREHIIALEPMDKGLVGTLLRYPYEVRSEQEYFDEIQDVRVTKDMLDLAKHIVNQKAGRFDPEKFEDHYETALIDLINQKRSGNVIRPKERPKGENVVDLMEALRQSVGRKAAPAKEAKPAKKPKKAPAGQKEMLMSIAGKKPAKEAPAKKPAAGARRKSA from the coding sequence ATGGCCCCCCGCGCCAACTGGAAAGGCTTCCTGCGCCTGTCCCTGGTCACCTGTCCCGTAGCGCTCTACCCGGCGACGTCGGAGAGCGAGAAGGTCGCCTTTAACCAGCTGAACCGGGCCACGGGCCATCGTATTAAGTACTTGAAGGTCGACGCTGACACCGGCGACGAGGTGCCGAACGAGGACATAGTCAAAGGTTATGAGCTGGAGAAAGGGCAATACATAGAGATCTCAAAAGAGGAACTCGAAGAAATTGCGCTGGAGTCCACACGGACCATCGAGATCGACGAGTTTGTTGACAGGTCGGACATCGACCCCCGTTACCTGATCCGCCCTTACTACATTCGCCCAGACGGGAAGGTCGGACACGACGCGTTCGCGGTGATCCGCGAGACCATCCGGGAGATGGACAAGGTCGCGATCGGTCGGGTGGTGCTGACGAACCGCGAGCACATCATCGCGCTCGAGCCGATGGATAAGGGTCTGGTCGGTACGCTTCTGCGCTACCCCTACGAGGTTCGCAGCGAGCAGGAATATTTCGATGAGATCCAGGACGTGAGGGTCACCAAAGACATGCTGGATCTCGCCAAGCACATCGTGAACCAGAAGGCGGGGCGGTTCGATCCGGAGAAGTTCGAGGACCATTACGAAACCGCGCTGATCGACCTCATCAACCAGAAGCGCTCCGGCAACGTCATACGGCCTAAGGAAAGGCCCAAGGGCGAGAACGTGGTCGACTTGATGGAGGCGCTGCGACAGAGCGTCGGTCGGAAAGCTGCGCCGGCGAAGGAAGCAAAACCCGCCAAGAAGCCGAAGAAGGCGCCAGCCGGACAGAAGGAAATGCTGATGTCTATCGCCGGCAAGAAGCCTGCGAAGGAAGCGCCGGCGAAGAAGCCGGCGGCAGGTGCGAGGCGGAAGTCGGCTTGA
- a CDS encoding methyltransferase, translating into MYSQKAKSFLDQLARQPTNDRVTCCGPLHLQVLAMGVLHTIEHSLVRPALRRIRPAKRVDLGGVTVEYKSELDGGGLEFGQDFIPFLRSRGMPKQPRLFEWCAGPAFIGFSMLGHGLCETLCLADINPAAVTRCKNTVRLNHLEDRVSVYESNNLRSIPRSERWNLVVSNPPHFIDQYEGDIRAHDPDWEIHREFFNTIHPYLADNGVIVLQENNRGSTVETFREMIDAAGLEIVFTHGDHKELTRESVFYFIGIVKKGADAPAWASQQDK; encoded by the coding sequence ATGTACAGCCAGAAGGCGAAGTCTTTTCTTGATCAACTCGCGCGGCAGCCCACGAACGACCGGGTCACATGTTGCGGGCCTCTTCATTTGCAGGTGTTGGCAATGGGCGTTCTGCATACGATCGAGCACAGCCTCGTCAGACCGGCGCTACGTCGAATAAGGCCTGCGAAGCGGGTCGACTTGGGTGGGGTCACGGTCGAATACAAGAGCGAGCTCGATGGAGGCGGCCTCGAGTTCGGCCAAGACTTCATTCCGTTTCTGCGCTCCCGTGGAATGCCTAAACAGCCTCGCCTCTTCGAGTGGTGCGCCGGACCAGCGTTTATTGGCTTTTCCATGTTAGGCCACGGCTTGTGCGAAACGCTGTGCCTGGCCGACATTAATCCGGCGGCGGTGACCCGCTGCAAGAATACGGTCAGGCTGAATCATCTTGAGGACCGGGTCTCAGTTTACGAGTCCAACAATCTTCGGAGCATACCCAGGAGCGAGCGGTGGAATTTGGTGGTGAGCAATCCGCCCCACTTCATCGACCAGTACGAAGGTGATATCCGCGCGCACGACCCTGATTGGGAGATCCATCGCGAGTTCTTCAACACGATACATCCCTACTTGGCCGACAATGGAGTTATCGTGCTTCAAGAGAACAATCGCGGTTCGACCGTGGAAACTTTCCGCGAGATGATCGACGCAGCCGGCCTCGAGATCGTGTTTACTCACGGCGACCACAAAGAGCTTACGCGCGAGAGCGTTTTCTATTTCATCGGCATCGTGAAGAAAGGCGCCGACGCTCCCGCCTGGGCGTCTCAGCAAGATAAATAG
- a CDS encoding recombinase family protein: MLQGTSHSGVEPESQAARSAAEYVRMSTDHQQYSTANQSQALREYAARHGFRIEKTYQDSGKSGLNLDDRQALKQLIEDVQNGVAEFATILVYDVSRWGRFQDADESAYYEYICKRAGISVRYCAEQFENDGSPVSTIVKGVKRAMAGEYSRELSVKVFAGQRRLIELGYRQGGPAGFGLRRQLIDQNGMAKAELVRGEHKSIQTDRIVLIPGPEQEIETIRFIYEAFVAQGKSEREIADSLNAKSITTDLDRPWSRATVHQILINEKYIGNNVWNRCSCKLKGRRVHNPPERWIRHDQAFDPIVDEETFRSAQTIIFERCKRYSDEELLDVLRGLLEQHGYLSGIIIDELEVGPSSSAYRARFGSLVRAYELIGFTPDRDYRYIEINRALRRMYPDFIAATVRGIEEIGGSVRQDTETDLLTVNDEFSASLCLVRSQQTIAGSHRWKIRFDAGLRPDITVAIRMNQMNSAVLDYYLLPRFEMEAEQVALAEHNGLALDAYRFDTLDMLFELAARSQLMEVSYGIGSMH, from the coding sequence ATGTTGCAGGGCACGTCTCATTCAGGCGTTGAACCGGAGAGCCAGGCCGCCCGATCCGCGGCCGAATACGTTCGGATGTCGACGGACCATCAACAATATTCGACGGCGAACCAGTCACAGGCCCTTCGCGAGTACGCCGCTCGTCACGGCTTTCGGATTGAAAAGACCTACCAGGATAGTGGCAAAAGCGGTCTCAATCTTGATGACCGGCAGGCTCTCAAGCAGCTCATCGAGGATGTCCAAAATGGCGTGGCCGAGTTCGCGACGATCCTCGTCTACGATGTCAGCCGCTGGGGGCGCTTCCAGGACGCCGACGAAAGCGCCTATTACGAGTACATCTGCAAGCGCGCAGGCATTTCGGTGCGATACTGCGCCGAGCAATTCGAGAATGACGGCAGCCCCGTATCGACCATCGTCAAGGGCGTCAAGCGCGCGATGGCTGGGGAGTATAGCCGAGAGCTATCAGTCAAGGTCTTTGCGGGACAGCGGCGCCTAATCGAGCTCGGCTACCGTCAAGGTGGTCCGGCGGGATTTGGCCTAAGGCGGCAGTTGATCGATCAAAACGGCATGGCCAAAGCGGAACTAGTTCGCGGCGAGCACAAGAGCATCCAAACCGACCGGATCGTTCTCATCCCTGGTCCGGAGCAAGAGATCGAAACTATCCGCTTCATTTACGAGGCCTTTGTCGCGCAAGGCAAGAGCGAGCGAGAGATCGCGGACAGCCTCAACGCCAAGAGCATTACCACCGATCTCGACCGCCCTTGGTCCAGAGCGACCGTGCATCAAATCCTGATCAACGAAAAATACATTGGAAACAATGTTTGGAACAGATGCTCATGCAAGCTCAAAGGTCGCCGAGTCCACAATCCTCCTGAGCGCTGGATTCGTCACGACCAGGCCTTTGACCCCATTGTCGACGAGGAGACATTTAGATCCGCGCAAACCATTATATTCGAACGCTGTAAGCGCTACTCCGATGAAGAGCTTCTGGATGTCCTTCGCGGCTTATTGGAACAGCACGGTTATCTCTCGGGCATCATCATCGATGAACTTGAGGTGGGGCCATCCAGCAGCGCCTATCGCGCGCGCTTCGGCAGTTTGGTTCGCGCCTATGAACTCATCGGCTTCACCCCAGACCGGGACTACCGCTATATCGAGATCAATCGCGCATTACGCCGAATGTATCCCGACTTTATTGCAGCAACGGTGCGCGGAATCGAAGAGATCGGGGGATCAGTCCGCCAAGACACCGAAACCGACCTCCTCACCGTCAATGACGAATTTTCCGCTTCGCTTTGCCTGGTCCGATCTCAACAGACCATAGCTGGCTCCCATCGCTGGAAGATCCGGTTTGATGCGGGGCTGCGGCCGGACATTACGGTGGCGATCCGGATGAACCAGATGAACAGCGCCGTGCTCGATTACTACCTCTTGCCACGCTTTGAGATGGAAGCAGAACAGGTTGCTCTCGCCGAACACAACGGCCTGGCACTGGATGCCTATCGTTTCGACACGCTGGATATGCTGTTTGAACTTGCGGCGCGCTCGCAACTGATGGAGGTCAGCTATGGGATCGGCTCAATGCATTGA
- a CDS encoding ParB/RepB/Spo0J family partition protein translates to MGSAQCIEIIPVGAIDVVNPRARNRRIFKEIVTSVAELGLKRPITVKRKTCEGDPRYDLVCGQGRLEAYQALGQREIPAVVVDATAEDSAIMSLVENCARRQHRAIDLLHDIEGLRQRGYDFDDIARKTGLSLEYVKGVSSLLEGGEHRLLRAVEAGQMPVSIAVMISQAQDNDIQAVLQQAYEERLLRGQRLLSAKKLIEQRRRRGKGYKTGPRRTDGTPISSNALLRAYRQDVDRKRILIRKSNSTKARLVFILEALRKLLIEPEFLSILGDEKLDTLPKNLALRLHGHG, encoded by the coding sequence ATGGGATCGGCTCAATGCATTGAGATCATTCCAGTCGGAGCCATCGACGTCGTCAATCCACGGGCACGCAACCGCCGAATCTTCAAGGAGATTGTGACCAGCGTCGCCGAACTTGGCCTGAAGCGGCCAATCACAGTCAAACGGAAGACTTGCGAAGGTGACCCCCGTTACGATCTGGTATGTGGCCAGGGGCGCCTTGAGGCCTATCAAGCTCTCGGGCAGCGCGAAATCCCCGCGGTCGTGGTGGATGCGACGGCCGAAGACAGTGCCATTATGAGCCTGGTCGAAAACTGCGCACGGCGTCAGCACCGTGCCATCGACCTTCTTCATGACATCGAGGGGCTGAGACAGCGTGGCTATGATTTCGACGATATTGCGCGCAAGACCGGCCTTAGCCTCGAGTATGTCAAGGGCGTGAGCAGCCTGCTGGAAGGCGGGGAACACCGCCTCCTCCGCGCGGTCGAAGCGGGGCAAATGCCTGTCAGTATCGCGGTTATGATTTCGCAGGCCCAGGACAACGACATCCAGGCCGTCCTGCAACAGGCTTACGAAGAAAGGCTGCTAAGGGGCCAGCGCCTGCTATCGGCCAAAAAATTGATCGAGCAACGGCGACGTCGAGGTAAGGGCTATAAGACTGGTCCACGCCGGACCGACGGCACTCCGATCAGTTCGAACGCTCTTTTGCGGGCGTATCGACAAGACGTCGACCGCAAGCGGATTTTGATCCGCAAATCCAATAGCACCAAGGCACGGCTGGTCTTCATCCTGGAAGCCCTGCGCAAGCTATTGATCGAGCCGGAGTTCCTCTCGATCCTGGGAGACGAAAAACTCGATACCTTGCCCAAGAACCTTGCCCTGCGGCTACATGGGCACGGATAG
- a CDS encoding DUF2971 domain-containing protein → MIDNADNEAVRDAALFAATNTGLFPQANTSLFRYVGIRGNAWEFIEKTLLTDTLPLSRATTLNDPFDTNPVIVNDVVTSDIFGFAEEMLRQQGQIFDLEKVVNEQGQRVSKKELEERATSLIHSLFKQRNEICHIASFTRRISSELQWSHYGDSYKGLAYHFVTRPSHNSGFKLARPVRYSLQRPIILLSEMMDHISTFQSGGGFTLRWLSFEQRCFLTKSMEWAYEEEQRIIKQGGISEISFQDRELVSIIVGPRFPQDHLERLKAILAKRQRPLKLFRAQSSPTSYAVEVDWHNNLFLS, encoded by the coding sequence ATGATCGACAACGCCGATAACGAAGCAGTACGGGACGCCGCTCTTTTCGCGGCAACGAACACGGGCTTGTTCCCACAAGCGAACACCTCCCTCTTTAGGTATGTGGGAATACGAGGCAATGCGTGGGAATTCATCGAAAAAACCTTGTTAACCGATACCCTCCCGTTGTCGCGAGCCACGACGCTGAACGATCCCTTTGACACCAATCCTGTCATAGTCAACGACGTAGTGACGTCAGATATCTTCGGCTTCGCAGAGGAAATGCTGCGTCAACAAGGCCAAATTTTCGATTTAGAGAAGGTGGTCAACGAGCAAGGGCAGCGCGTATCAAAGAAAGAACTGGAAGAGCGGGCCACGTCTCTTATCCACTCCCTCTTCAAGCAGCGGAATGAAATATGTCACATCGCATCATTCACTCGGCGGATATCATCAGAGCTTCAGTGGAGCCACTACGGGGATAGTTACAAAGGGCTCGCATACCATTTCGTTACCCGGCCTTCCCACAACAGCGGATTCAAGCTGGCGCGGCCGGTTCGCTATTCACTACAGCGTCCGATTATTTTGCTGAGCGAGATGATGGACCACATAAGTACATTTCAGTCAGGTGGTGGCTTCACTCTAAGGTGGCTATCGTTCGAACAGCGCTGCTTTTTAACAAAGTCCATGGAATGGGCTTATGAAGAGGAGCAAAGGATCATCAAGCAAGGAGGAATTTCCGAGATTTCCTTCCAGGATCGGGAGCTTGTTTCAATAATTGTAGGCCCTCGATTTCCACAAGATCACCTTGAAAGATTGAAGGCGATTCTCGCAAAACGTCAGCGGCCTCTCAAATTGTTCCGCGCACAATCCTCACCTACAAGCTATGCAGTCGAAGTAGACTGGCATAACAATCTCTTCTTGAGTTAG
- a CDS encoding recombinase family protein, translating into MSKPVMRKLRCAVYTRKSSEEGLNMEFNSLEAQREACEAYVASHKQEGWLLVPDHYDDGGFSGGTLERPALKRLLADIEAGKVDVVVVYKIDRLSRSLMDFAKLVEAFDRRTVTFVSVTQAFNTTTSMGRLTLNILLSFAQFEREVTGERIRDKFAASRKKGMWMGGWAPFGYEVKNRKLVINDQNAETVRWIFRRFVTLGSATLLARELKQKDVRNRYGQAIDKSVLYKMLNNRTYIGDAVHKGTAYPGEHDAIIERKLWDQVHSILQESPRKRAAKHRAQTPALLKGLIFDGAGVAMSPTHTRRRGKLYRYYVSQQTIKGAAASGAAFRVPAGEIEDIVVDQVRRVLASPELIVATWKQMRIHMPGATEGWVRDALVDFDQVWGELFPAEQSRILQLIAAKVVVDTAKVDVHLRVDGFASLIADLKGNGSIAEAA; encoded by the coding sequence ATGAGCAAGCCGGTTATGCGCAAGCTGCGCTGCGCGGTCTACACCCGCAAGTCCAGCGAGGAAGGCCTGAACATGGAGTTCAACTCCCTGGAGGCCCAGCGAGAGGCATGCGAAGCCTACGTCGCAAGCCACAAGCAGGAAGGTTGGCTTCTCGTTCCCGATCACTATGACGACGGTGGTTTCTCTGGTGGCACGCTGGAGCGACCCGCCCTCAAGCGCTTGCTGGCCGACATCGAGGCCGGCAAGGTCGACGTCGTCGTGGTCTACAAGATCGACCGGCTATCGCGGTCACTGATGGACTTTGCCAAGCTTGTGGAAGCGTTCGACCGACGCACCGTTACCTTTGTCTCTGTCACGCAGGCCTTCAACACCACGACGTCTATGGGGCGCCTGACGCTCAACATCTTGCTGTCCTTTGCCCAGTTCGAGCGCGAGGTCACCGGCGAGCGCATTCGCGACAAGTTCGCGGCGTCTCGCAAGAAGGGCATGTGGATGGGCGGTTGGGCCCCATTCGGCTACGAGGTCAAAAATCGGAAACTGGTGATCAATGACCAGAATGCGGAGACTGTCCGGTGGATCTTCCGCAGGTTTGTGACCTTAGGCTCAGCCACCCTCCTCGCCCGAGAGCTCAAGCAGAAGGACGTCCGCAATCGCTATGGCCAGGCCATCGATAAGAGCGTGCTTTACAAGATGCTCAACAACCGGACCTACATTGGAGATGCCGTACACAAGGGTACCGCGTATCCCGGCGAGCACGATGCGATCATCGAACGCAAGCTTTGGGACCAGGTGCACTCCATTCTTCAGGAAAGCCCTCGTAAGCGTGCCGCAAAGCACCGGGCGCAGACCCCTGCCCTGCTCAAGGGCCTGATTTTCGATGGCGCGGGCGTGGCGATGTCCCCAACGCATACTCGGCGCCGAGGAAAGCTATACCGCTACTACGTCAGCCAGCAGACCATCAAAGGCGCGGCTGCATCCGGCGCGGCCTTCCGCGTCCCGGCAGGCGAGATCGAGGACATCGTTGTCGACCAAGTCCGGCGCGTACTCGCGTCGCCCGAGTTGATTGTCGCGACCTGGAAGCAAATGCGCATCCACATGCCCGGGGCCACTGAGGGATGGGTCCGCGACGCCCTCGTCGATTTTGACCAGGTGTGGGGCGAGTTATTCCCTGCCGAACAATCCCGCATCCTCCAGCTTATTGCAGCTAAGGTGGTCGTCGACACTGCAAAGGTTGATGTGCACCTTCGGGTGGACGGCTTCGCCTCGCTGATCGCGGATCTCAAGGGCAACGGGTCTATTGCGGAGGCGGCGTGA
- a CDS encoding FRG domain-containing protein, with amino-acid sequence MAKQLAISTTSELLPIWDFGLGCNDLGLSIPLLNLPPEPAVSPNWLWFAHFPLLGDEFSIYSDLPPMIALAQHHGIPTRYLDWTANPMAAAFFSVEHLFSPKTNESIVFWALHREKASRVSVAGMQFPNGPHGAPRLDPTLSVVKPPAGDNEYLTAQSGLFTTLAHSGIHFMQNDGTRFPVEDFVVQSNATDVILRKIAMSHEHVGGLKEILEREQMSRAALMPTRDNIAADVLRRWQSRSDN; translated from the coding sequence TTGGCGAAGCAGCTTGCGATCTCTACAACTTCTGAACTGCTACCCATTTGGGACTTTGGGCTAGGGTGCAATGATCTTGGGTTGTCAATTCCGCTGTTGAATTTGCCGCCTGAACCGGCGGTCTCTCCGAACTGGCTTTGGTTTGCGCATTTTCCTCTCTTAGGCGACGAGTTTTCGATTTACTCCGATCTTCCCCCGATGATTGCTTTGGCCCAGCATCACGGCATTCCAACTCGATATCTTGATTGGACTGCAAACCCTATGGCGGCTGCATTTTTCTCGGTCGAGCATCTTTTCTCACCTAAGACAAACGAGAGCATCGTATTTTGGGCTTTGCACCGTGAAAAAGCTTCGCGGGTGAGCGTTGCTGGAATGCAATTTCCTAACGGACCTCACGGGGCTCCGCGGCTCGACCCAACGTTATCGGTAGTGAAGCCGCCGGCCGGCGACAACGAATATCTTACGGCCCAGTCAGGTCTTTTCACCACACTGGCGCATTCGGGAATTCACTTTATGCAGAACGATGGGACGCGATTTCCGGTGGAGGACTTTGTAGTCCAATCTAATGCGACTGATGTTATTCTCCGAAAGATCGCCATGTCTCACGAGCACGTAGGCGGGCTGAAAGAAATATTAGAACGCGAGCAGATGTCTCGCGCCGCGCTGATGCCCACTCGGGACAATATCGCGGCAGACGTACTCCGTCGATGGCAATCGAGAAGCGACAACTAA